Proteins from a genomic interval of Sporolactobacillus sp. Y61:
- a CDS encoding Cof-type HAD-IIB family hydrolase, with the protein MSNIKIVFFDIDSTLYDRQKKVPASAAAAIETLQRRGIKTVIATGRAPFMFGNLRSELDIHSYVSLNGSYVVFNDRPLYKNPLTKKILDQLEAESSERDHRLIFVNEKTMKIDGKLSPVVKEGFSSLKLNLPFPEQDPDFYKHADVYQALLFYNERDNTDYLKRAPLNTFRYVRWHREAVDVIPRSGSKASGIKTMLEKLGIAPDEACAFGDGHNDVEMLSFVGTGVAMGNAVDEAKEAASFITERAEQDGIATGLKHLDLI; encoded by the coding sequence GTGTCCAACATAAAAATCGTCTTTTTCGATATTGACAGTACACTTTATGACCGGCAAAAGAAGGTTCCGGCTTCTGCTGCGGCCGCCATCGAAACCTTACAGCGCAGGGGGATCAAGACCGTCATTGCCACAGGCCGCGCGCCATTCATGTTTGGGAATCTGAGATCCGAGCTGGATATCCATTCTTACGTGAGTTTAAACGGATCGTATGTCGTCTTTAATGACCGGCCGTTATATAAAAATCCGCTCACAAAAAAGATACTGGATCAGCTTGAGGCAGAGTCTTCAGAGCGCGATCATCGGCTGATTTTCGTAAATGAAAAAACGATGAAAATTGACGGCAAACTGAGTCCCGTCGTTAAAGAAGGCTTTTCCAGCCTGAAGCTGAATCTGCCTTTTCCGGAACAGGATCCCGATTTTTATAAACATGCTGATGTTTATCAGGCTCTTCTCTTTTATAATGAACGGGATAATACAGATTATCTGAAAAGGGCACCATTAAATACATTCAGATACGTCCGCTGGCACAGAGAAGCTGTCGATGTGATTCCACGCAGCGGATCCAAGGCATCCGGAATAAAGACGATGCTTGAGAAACTGGGTATCGCTCCTGATGAAGCCTGTGCATTTGGCGACGGGCACAATGATGTGGAAATGCTGTCCTTTGTCGGCACAGGCGTCGCCATGGGGAATGCAGTGGACGAAGCAAAAGAAGCCGCCAGTTTTATCACAGAGCGTGCTGAACAGGACGGGATCGCAACAGGTCTGAAACATCTGGATCTGATCTGA
- the pdhA gene encoding pyruvate dehydrogenase (acetyl-transferring) E1 component subunit alpha translates to MHARNLEQRAENFPTLQILDEQGHLINEAAMPDISDAEMKELMRRMVYTRVWDQRALSLNRQGGLGFYAPVAGQEASMLASEFAMAKEDWLLPSYRDIPQMVWHGLPLYKAFLYSRGHYQGGQIPADVHTLTPQIIIAAQCTQTTGIALGLKKRGRKNVAFSYFGDGATSQGDFYEGLNFAGVYRVPAVFICQNNRFAISVPVEKQTAASTLAQKAVAAGIKGIQTDGMDPLAVYAAVKEARERAVSGLGPTLIENLTYRYGPHTMAGDDPTRYRTKEMTTEWEKKDPLVRFRHFLEKLGLWSGEDEERTMAEAKEDVAAALKKADQAPAQKVTDLLKLMFETPTKNIEEQLREYGGRERNLK, encoded by the coding sequence TTGCATGCAAGGAATTTAGAACAACGTGCAGAGAATTTCCCAACGCTGCAGATACTTGATGAACAAGGCCACCTGATCAATGAAGCAGCGATGCCCGACATAAGTGACGCAGAAATGAAAGAATTGATGCGCCGCATGGTTTATACACGAGTCTGGGATCAGCGTGCGCTCTCTTTAAACAGACAGGGAGGACTCGGCTTCTATGCGCCGGTCGCCGGTCAGGAAGCTTCGATGCTGGCAAGTGAGTTTGCGATGGCAAAAGAAGACTGGCTGCTGCCTTCTTACCGCGACATTCCGCAGATGGTCTGGCACGGCCTGCCGCTTTACAAGGCCTTTCTCTATTCACGCGGTCATTATCAGGGCGGACAAATCCCGGCGGATGTCCATACTCTGACACCACAGATCATTATTGCTGCTCAATGTACACAAACGACAGGGATTGCCCTGGGTTTGAAAAAGAGAGGCAGAAAGAATGTGGCCTTCAGTTACTTTGGAGACGGTGCCACTTCCCAGGGAGACTTTTATGAAGGCCTTAATTTTGCAGGCGTATACCGCGTGCCGGCTGTGTTTATCTGCCAGAACAACCGGTTCGCCATCTCTGTACCGGTAGAAAAGCAGACAGCCGCTTCAACACTGGCACAGAAAGCCGTTGCGGCGGGCATAAAGGGGATACAGACAGATGGGATGGATCCGCTTGCCGTCTATGCTGCTGTAAAAGAGGCGCGTGAGCGTGCGGTTTCCGGTCTGGGTCCGACATTGATCGAAAATCTGACTTACAGGTACGGCCCGCATACGATGGCGGGCGACGATCCGACTCGCTACAGGACAAAGGAAATGACCACGGAATGGGAAAAGAAGGATCCGCTTGTCCGATTCCGCCATTTTCTTGAAAAACTGGGCCTATGGTCAGGGGAGGACGAAGAGCGGACCATGGCCGAGGCAAAAGAGGATGTGGCTGCTGCACTGAAAAAAGCAGATCAGGCTCCTGCTCAGAAAGTCACTGATTTGCTGAAGTTAATGTTTGAGACGCCAACCAAAAATATAGAAGAGCAATTGAGGGAATATGGCGGGAGGGAGCGGAACCTGAAATGA
- a CDS encoding alpha-ketoacid dehydrogenase subunit beta codes for MTQMTMIQAITDAMRTEMKRDDNILLFGEDVAKNGGVFRATEGLFDEFGEDRVFDTPLAESGIGGLALGLSIQDYRPVMEIQFFGFVFEAMDSVVSQLARLRYRSGGTLHAPVTIRSPFGGGVKTPELHADNLEGLFYECPGLKVVIPSNPYDAKGLLISAIRDNDPVLFLEHMKLYRSFREEVPEEAYSIELGKARIAKEGNDISIITYGAMVRASLKAAGELKKENIDAEVIDLRTISPLDVDTLTSSIRKTGYAVVVQEAQKQAGIASHVIAEINDRSLLYLEAPVGRVTAPDTVFPFAGAEDVWLPNEKDIIDKVKATLSF; via the coding sequence ATGACACAGATGACGATGATCCAGGCGATTACAGATGCGATGCGCACCGAAATGAAAAGAGACGACAATATCCTTTTATTCGGTGAAGATGTGGCAAAAAACGGGGGTGTATTTAGGGCGACTGAAGGGCTTTTTGATGAGTTTGGTGAAGACCGCGTTTTTGATACACCGCTTGCCGAATCAGGCATAGGGGGTCTGGCACTTGGCCTTTCCATTCAGGATTACCGCCCTGTTATGGAAATCCAGTTCTTCGGTTTTGTTTTCGAGGCGATGGACAGCGTGGTTTCCCAGCTCGCCCGGTTACGTTATCGATCCGGAGGGACGCTTCACGCACCGGTGACCATTCGCTCTCCCTTTGGAGGAGGCGTAAAAACGCCGGAACTGCATGCAGATAATCTCGAGGGCCTTTTTTATGAATGTCCCGGATTGAAAGTGGTGATCCCGTCAAATCCGTATGATGCGAAAGGACTGCTGATTTCTGCCATAAGGGATAATGATCCTGTTCTCTTTCTTGAACATATGAAACTTTACCGCTCCTTCCGGGAAGAGGTCCCGGAAGAAGCGTACAGTATCGAACTGGGTAAAGCGCGTATTGCAAAAGAGGGTAACGACATCTCAATTATCACCTATGGCGCGATGGTGCGGGCGTCCCTGAAGGCAGCCGGGGAGCTGAAAAAAGAGAACATCGATGCTGAAGTCATCGATCTGAGGACGATCAGCCCCCTTGATGTTGATACCCTTACTTCATCGATCCGAAAAACCGGGTATGCTGTTGTTGTTCAGGAAGCGCAGAAACAGGCCGGTATTGCATCACATGTTATTGCGGAAATTAATGACCGGTCTCTTTTATATCTGGAAGCACCCGTCGGGCGGGTTACGGCTCCTGATACCGTATTTCCCTTTGCAGGAGCAGAGGATGTCTGGTTACCCAATGAAAAGGATATTATTGACAAGGTTAAAGCGACGCTCAGTTTTTAA
- a CDS encoding dihydrolipoamide acetyltransferase family protein, with translation MAYQFKLPDIGEGIHEGEILKWFVKPGDQVKEDDTLAEVQNDKAVVEIPSPVDGKVLQLNAEEGQTVEVGTVVITLESDAGEPDQGLQKEEPPDAESPVAQEADASPEPVSHASVKDQGLKDKQVIAMPSVRKYARDQGVNINTVSGTGKRGRILREDIDTFLSGSSSSAKEEQPVLPEQTTGKEDQQAFPETREKFIGIRRAIALATAHSVQTAPHVTLMDDVEVTRLVAHRKQFKQEAADQGVKLTYLPYVIKALVAALKAFPVINASLDEQKEEIIYKHYYNIGIATDTEAGLVVPVVEHAESKSMYELASEISELAEKARSGKLTGTEMKGGTCTITNIGSEGGQWFTPVINQPESAILGIGRIAEKAIIRDGEIVAAPMLALSMSFDHRLIDGATAQRAMNKIKRLLSDPQRLILEG, from the coding sequence TTGGCTTATCAGTTCAAATTGCCGGATATCGGAGAAGGTATACATGAGGGTGAAATTTTAAAATGGTTTGTCAAACCCGGTGACCAGGTGAAAGAGGATGACACGCTTGCAGAAGTTCAGAATGATAAAGCAGTAGTCGAAATCCCTTCTCCCGTAGACGGGAAGGTGCTTCAGCTGAATGCAGAAGAAGGACAGACTGTCGAAGTTGGAACGGTGGTTATTACATTGGAGTCCGATGCCGGGGAGCCGGACCAGGGACTCCAGAAGGAAGAGCCGCCAGACGCTGAATCACCAGTTGCTCAGGAGGCTGATGCTTCGCCTGAACCGGTGTCGCATGCTTCAGTTAAAGACCAAGGCTTAAAGGATAAGCAGGTTATCGCCATGCCCTCTGTGCGAAAATACGCCAGGGATCAGGGTGTTAACATAAATACCGTTTCCGGAACAGGGAAAAGAGGCCGGATTCTTCGGGAAGATATTGATACGTTTCTTTCCGGCTCTTCTTCATCAGCAAAGGAAGAGCAGCCGGTACTGCCTGAACAGACTACAGGTAAAGAAGATCAACAGGCATTTCCGGAAACACGGGAGAAATTTATCGGGATCCGCAGGGCAATCGCCCTGGCCACGGCTCATTCCGTTCAGACGGCACCACACGTAACTCTGATGGACGATGTCGAGGTAACCAGACTTGTTGCCCACCGAAAACAGTTCAAACAGGAGGCAGCCGATCAGGGTGTTAAACTCACTTATCTCCCTTACGTGATTAAAGCCCTGGTTGCTGCGCTGAAGGCATTTCCTGTCATCAACGCATCCCTTGATGAACAAAAAGAAGAAATCATTTATAAACACTACTATAATATTGGCATCGCAACGGATACGGAGGCAGGTCTGGTCGTCCCGGTTGTGGAACACGCGGAATCGAAATCGATGTATGAACTGGCTTCTGAAATCAGCGAATTGGCTGAAAAAGCCCGTTCAGGTAAGCTGACAGGTACTGAGATGAAGGGCGGGACATGCACCATTACCAATATCGGTTCAGAAGGGGGACAGTGGTTCACACCGGTGATCAATCAACCGGAATCTGCCATTCTCGGGATAGGCCGTATAGCCGAGAAAGCGATTATCCGCGATGGGGAAATAGTTGCTGCACCTATGCTTGCTCTGTCTATGAGTTTCGATCACCGTCTGATAGACGGCGCCACAGCTCAGAGGGCAATGAATAAAATAAAAAGGCTGTTATCAGATCCACAGCGCCTTATCTTGGAGGGGTAA
- the lpdA gene encoding dihydrolipoyl dehydrogenase — protein sequence MVVGEFTTEVDTVVIGAGPGGYVAAIRAAQLGQKVIVIEKEHVGGVCLNVGCIPSKALISASHRYEQATHSEAYGIKAENVTLDFLKVQEWKNQVVSRLTGGVKSLFKAHDIELVEGEALFVEPHVIRVNHGYESSRYKFNNCIIATGSSPIEIPGFKWSDRVISSTGALSLKEVPKKLIVIGGGYIGIELSSALAGFGTEVVVLEGTPSILPAFEKRLIAPVKKKLKAKGVTIYTEALAKGVEESSAGVKVTAEVKGQPQTFEADYVMVTVGRRPNTKELGLDLAGVETTDRGLIKVDKQGKTSVDHIYAIGDIVPGMALAHKASYEGKVAAEAISGEPSEVDYRAMPAVVFSDPEIATVGLSEEEAKKEGYEVKTGQFPFAANGRALSLGETDGFIKIVSRESDGLVLGAQIVGVNASDMIAEFGLAIESGMTAEDIALTIHAHPTLGEMAMEAADVVLGKPIHIAR from the coding sequence ATGGTTGTTGGGGAATTTACCACAGAAGTTGATACGGTAGTCATTGGAGCAGGTCCCGGAGGTTACGTTGCAGCGATACGGGCAGCACAGCTCGGTCAGAAAGTCATTGTCATTGAAAAAGAACATGTCGGCGGGGTCTGCCTGAACGTAGGCTGTATTCCGTCCAAAGCATTGATTTCGGCCAGTCACCGGTATGAGCAGGCCACGCATTCAGAAGCGTACGGCATCAAAGCTGAAAATGTAACGCTTGACTTTCTGAAGGTTCAGGAGTGGAAAAACCAGGTGGTCAGCCGGCTGACAGGAGGCGTGAAAAGTTTATTTAAAGCCCATGATATTGAACTCGTTGAAGGTGAAGCTCTGTTTGTTGAACCCCATGTCATCCGGGTGAATCATGGCTATGAGTCTTCACGATATAAGTTCAATAACTGCATCATAGCAACAGGTTCAAGCCCAATTGAAATTCCGGGTTTTAAATGGAGTGATCGTGTCATTTCTTCGACAGGCGCTCTGTCCCTGAAGGAAGTGCCAAAGAAGCTGATTGTCATTGGCGGAGGTTATATCGGGATTGAACTGAGTTCTGCGCTTGCCGGCTTTGGAACAGAGGTCGTTGTACTCGAAGGGACCCCGTCGATTCTTCCTGCTTTTGAAAAGCGGCTGATCGCTCCTGTTAAGAAAAAATTAAAAGCAAAAGGGGTCACCATTTACACAGAAGCCCTGGCAAAAGGTGTGGAAGAGTCATCTGCAGGGGTCAAGGTAACAGCAGAAGTAAAAGGACAACCGCAGACTTTTGAAGCAGATTACGTGATGGTAACGGTTGGACGTCGGCCGAATACGAAGGAATTGGGACTCGATCTTGCCGGTGTGGAAACGACGGATCGGGGCTTAATTAAAGTGGATAAACAAGGGAAAACATCAGTAGATCATATTTACGCGATCGGTGATATCGTTCCCGGCATGGCTCTTGCTCATAAGGCGTCTTATGAAGGCAAGGTGGCTGCTGAGGCCATCAGCGGGGAGCCTTCTGAAGTCGATTACCGTGCGATGCCGGCTGTTGTCTTCTCAGATCCGGAAATTGCAACAGTCGGACTGTCGGAAGAGGAAGCAAAGAAAGAAGGCTATGAAGTAAAGACCGGACAGTTCCCGTTTGCGGCAAACGGCAGAGCTCTGTCTCTCGGCGAAACGGACGGATTTATCAAAATTGTATCCCGTGAATCGGACGGGCTGGTACTGGGTGCACAGATTGTCGGCGTCAATGCCAGTGATATGATTGCTGAGTTTGGTCTTGCTATTGAATCCGGAATGACCGCCGAAGACATCGCGCTGACCATTCATGCTCACCCGACACTGGGTGAAATGGCTATGGAAGCAGCAGATGTTGTCCTGGGCAAACCGATTCACATTGCCAGATAA
- a CDS encoding inositol monophosphatase family protein, translating to MNRTDWISLEKKVTEWIRDAGNKLRRSLSGSLDVHTKSAHNDLVTNMDKEIEQFLVRRIHKYYPGHQIISEEGFGDKPTDTEGILWLVDPIDGTINFVKQKCFFAISIGIYENGKGKAAYIYDVMNDGLFHCISGSGAYLNNKRLSPLKPVKVEDALIDLSSTWIKPNKRIDQDVLTDILLKCSGTRAYGAASIELAYVAAGLINAYFTMRLSPWDYGAGLILIHEVGGQTTRADGLPIDILSKSSILAAAPGLHQDMVRHIRSQVASGKFLREP from the coding sequence ATGAACAGGACTGACTGGATCAGCCTTGAAAAAAAAGTGACAGAATGGATCAGAGATGCAGGGAATAAATTGCGACGCTCCCTCTCCGGTTCTCTTGATGTTCATACAAAAAGCGCACATAATGATCTGGTAACGAATATGGATAAGGAAATAGAGCAATTTCTTGTCCGGCGTATTCATAAATACTATCCCGGACATCAGATTATCTCTGAAGAAGGGTTTGGCGATAAACCGACCGATACGGAGGGCATTCTTTGGCTGGTTGATCCCATAGACGGTACCATCAACTTTGTGAAACAAAAATGCTTCTTTGCCATTTCCATTGGTATCTATGAAAATGGGAAGGGAAAAGCGGCTTATATTTATGATGTCATGAATGATGGACTTTTTCACTGTATCAGTGGCAGTGGAGCCTATCTGAATAATAAGAGACTTTCACCCTTGAAGCCGGTGAAAGTCGAAGATGCTTTGATTGATCTCAGTTCAACATGGATCAAGCCAAACAAGCGAATAGATCAGGATGTGCTGACGGATATCCTGCTTAAGTGCAGCGGGACACGTGCTTACGGGGCTGCTTCAATTGAACTGGCTTATGTAGCAGCCGGTTTAATTAACGCCTACTTCACGATGCGGCTCTCGCCCTGGGATTATGGTGCGGGGCTGATTCTTATTCATGAAGTCGGTGGTCAGACTACCCGGGCTGACGGTTTGCCGATAGACATCCTTTCAAAGAGCTCGATCCTTGCGGCAGCGCCGGGACTGCATCAGGATATGGTCCGGCATATCCGGTCGCAGGTTGCGTCCGGGAAATTTCTGCGTGAACCGTAA
- a CDS encoding DUF5325 family protein, translated as MQFLFILLACLVVASLIGIGGGLAYGNPVVTMLSVFAVILFMWLGFFVKSRQQHADKKNP; from the coding sequence ATGCAATTTCTGTTCATCCTGCTCGCCTGTCTGGTTGTTGCCAGTCTGATAGGCATCGGCGGTGGTCTGGCCTATGGTAATCCTGTTGTCACCATGCTCAGCGTATTTGCCGTCATCCTGTTCATGTGGCTTGGTTTTTTCGTCAAAAGCCGCCAGCAGCATGCTGATAAGAAAAACCCGTGA
- a CDS encoding YlaI family protein, whose amino-acid sequence MRVKCALCDKVAYLDDQSPLAKKLRNRPIHTYMCESCRKRISEKTRARWATGKFTLHLPVNKRRKKSKK is encoded by the coding sequence ATGCGTGTAAAATGTGCCCTGTGTGACAAAGTAGCTTATTTGGATGATCAATCGCCTCTTGCGAAAAAACTGAGAAACCGTCCCATTCATACGTATATGTGTGAATCATGCCGGAAAAGGATCAGTGAAAAAACGAGAGCTCGCTGGGCGACAGGTAAGTTCACGCTTCATCTGCCGGTAAATAAACGAAGAAAAAAATCAAAAAAGTGA